The sequence CCGTCAACGAGGCCATGAAAGCCATTGAAGCGGAAAATGAAGACCTGAAAGACGTTTTGCCAAAGACTTACACCCGGCTGGACAATGATACACTGATTGCGCTGCTCAAGATATTCTCCGAAGTCCCCATGGATGTGGAAGGGGACGTTTTTGGCAATGTATATGAATATTTTCTTGGTGAGTTTGCCCGTTCGGAAGGGCAGCGAGGCGGTGAGTTCTATACGCCGACATCGCTGGTTAAGCTCATTGTGGAAGTGATCGAGCCATACCAAGGTCGTATCCTGGACCCGGCCTGTGGGTCGGGCGGTATGTTTGTGCAGTCGGCCAGATTTGTCCAGAATCACAAGAAAAATCCCAGCAGCGAAATATCCATCTACGGCCAGGAGAAAGTTGCCGAAACCGTAAGACTGTGTAAAATGAACCTGGCAGTGCACGGCCTCTCGGGCGACATCCGGCAGGCCAACACCTATTATGAAAATGTACATAATTGCTTAAACCGCTTTGACTTTGTCATGGCCAATCCCCCATTCAATGTTGACGGGGTGGACAAGGAGAAGATCAAGGACGATCCCAGGTATCCCTTCGGCCTGCCTACTATTGATAACGCCAACTATATCTGGATTCAGGAATTTTACAGCGCCTTAAATGACAAAGGGCGGGCCGGTTTCGTCATGGCCAATTCGGCCAGCGATGCCAGGGGCTCGGAACTGGAAATAAGGAAGAAGCTCATCCAGGACAGGGTTGTGGATGTGATGATCGCCATCGGGCCAAACTTCTTCTACACCGTTACCCTGCCCTGCACCCTCTGGTTCTTTGATAAGGGCAAGAGGCAGACTGAACGTGGAGATAAAGTGTTGTTCATCGACGCGCGGAACATCTACCGCCAGGTAGACCGGGCCCACCGGGAGTTTACGCCGGAGCAGATTGAATTTATCGCCAACATCGTGCGTCTATACCGCGGCCAGCCGGTGGAAACCTTCAACGGGTCGGAGGAAATGCTCAAGGAGAAGTTCCCCGAAGGCAAATATACGGATATCCCCGGTTTGTGCAAAGTGGCAACCATCGAGGATATCGAGGCCCAAGGTTGGAGCCTCAACCCCGGCAGGTATGTGGGAGTAGCCCAGAAAGACGAGGAAGACTTCGACTTCATGGAGAGGCTGCAGGAGCTGAACGAGGAGCTAGAGCGGCTTAATGCCGAGGCGGCGGAGCTGGAGGAGAGGATAAGGGAGAATGTGAGGCAGTTATTGAGTTATTGAGCTAATTACTGTTTAGAACGTGAGGGGCTATTATGACAATTAACAAGTTTAAAGTGGTAAAGATTAAAGATGTGGGTAAGGTCATTACAGGGAAAACACCCCCAACCTCTCAGCCGGAATTGTTCGGTGATAAATACCCATTTATTACACCTAGTGACATTTCATCATTTGATGTACGGTATATTGATTTTGTTGAACGGGGATTGTCAGATAAAGGCTTCGATAAACAGAAGAGATATGCTCTACCTAAAGATACAGTCTGTTATGTCTGTATTGGTTCTACCATTGGAAAGGTATGTCTAACAAACAAAGTTAGCTTCACAAACCAGCAAATTAACAGTATTGTAGTTAATCGTGATAAGTTTAATCCTAAATATGTCTACTATTTACTACGTGCAGAGACACCTAAGATTCAAGCGATCTCGGGAGGGACTGGAGCAGGTAAGGCCATCCTGAACAAGTCTTCTTTCGAAGATATTGATTTGAATGTTTTTCCGCTTCCTATACAGAATAAAATCGCTGCTATCCTCTCCGCCTACGACGACCTGATTGAAAACAATACCCGCCGCATCAAAATTCTTGAAGAAATGGCGCAATTACTTTACCGGGAGTGGTTTGTGAAGTTCAGGTTCCCGGGTCATGAGAAGGTTAGGATGGTGGATTCGGAGCTGGGGCCGATACCCGAGGGGTGGGAAGTTAAAAATATAGGTTCTCTTTTGGCACATACCATTGGAGGTGGTTGGGGAGAAGTATCCCGAAGTGATAAATATACTGTCCCGGCTTATGTTATTCGAGGAACAGATATACCTAATGTGAGACAAGGCTCCATAGAGTCATGCCCGTTACGTTACCATACAGAATCTAACTTCCGTTCCCGTAAGCTTAAAGCTGGGGATATAGTATTTGAGGTATCTGGTGGCAGCAAAGGGCAACCAGTAGGAAGAGCTTTGCTAATAAATCAGTCGTTACTTAACTCTTACGACAACGATGTGATATGTGCTAGCTTTTGTAAACTCATTAGACCTGATAAGGAAACCATGCTCCCTGAACTTATATATCTTCACCTTCTTGAGATATATGCAAATGGAGTTATTGAAAAGTACCAGGTTCAGTCAACTGGTATAACTAATTTCAAGTATGAGTTTTTCCTTAAAAATGACCAAATATTAGTACCAGACAGGAAAATTCAGCAGAATTTTGCTGATCATATTATCCCTATATTTGATATGATTCAGAAGCTCGGAGCTATGAATCGTAACCTCCGCCGTACCCGCGACCTGCTTTTGCCCAAGCTTATCTCCGGCGAGTTGGATGTGGAGGATCTGGATATTGCCGTAGGGGGTGACTAGATGAGCCGGTATAGCGAAGACGCACTGGTGGAACAGCCTGCCATCAACCTGTTTCGAGAGCTCGGCTGGGAAACCGTCAACTGCTTTCATGAAACCCTGGGTGCAGCGGGGACCATCGGCCGGGAAACCACTTCCGAGGTAGTGCTGACCAGGTATCTCCGTAATGCCCTGGAGAAGCTCAATCCCGGCTTGGACAGCGAGGCCATCAACCTGGCCATTGAGGAAATCGTTAAAGACCGCAGCAGTTTAAACCCCGTCCAGGCCAACCGGGATGTTTACAAG is a genomic window of Thermosinus carboxydivorans Nor1 containing:
- a CDS encoding class I SAM-dependent DNA methyltransferase; the protein is MPSINNEIEKKLWTAADQLRANSKLKASEYSVPVLGLIFLRFADQRFSMAEKELAEKARSAGSRRAIGKADYQARGVMYLPEQARYSYLLKLPEGENIGKAVNEAMKAIEAENEDLKDVLPKTYTRLDNDTLIALLKIFSEVPMDVEGDVFGNVYEYFLGEFARSEGQRGGEFYTPTSLVKLIVEVIEPYQGRILDPACGSGGMFVQSARFVQNHKKNPSSEISIYGQEKVAETVRLCKMNLAVHGLSGDIRQANTYYENVHNCLNRFDFVMANPPFNVDGVDKEKIKDDPRYPFGLPTIDNANYIWIQEFYSALNDKGRAGFVMANSASDARGSELEIRKKLIQDRVVDVMIAIGPNFFYTVTLPCTLWFFDKGKRQTERGDKVLFIDARNIYRQVDRAHREFTPEQIEFIANIVRLYRGQPVETFNGSEEMLKEKFPEGKYTDIPGLCKVATIEDIEAQGWSLNPGRYVGVAQKDEEDFDFMERLQELNEELERLNAEAAELEERIRENVRQLLSY
- a CDS encoding restriction endonuclease subunit S, which encodes MTINKFKVVKIKDVGKVITGKTPPTSQPELFGDKYPFITPSDISSFDVRYIDFVERGLSDKGFDKQKRYALPKDTVCYVCIGSTIGKVCLTNKVSFTNQQINSIVVNRDKFNPKYVYYLLRAETPKIQAISGGTGAGKAILNKSSFEDIDLNVFPLPIQNKIAAILSAYDDLIENNTRRIKILEEMAQLLYREWFVKFRFPGHEKVRMVDSELGPIPEGWEVKNIGSLLAHTIGGGWGEVSRSDKYTVPAYVIRGTDIPNVRQGSIESCPLRYHTESNFRSRKLKAGDIVFEVSGGSKGQPVGRALLINQSLLNSYDNDVICASFCKLIRPDKETMLPELIYLHLLEIYANGVIEKYQVQSTGITNFKYEFFLKNDQILVPDRKIQQNFADHIIPIFDMIQKLGAMNRNLRRTRDLLLPKLISGELDVEDLDIAVGGD